From the Calonectris borealis chromosome 4, bCalBor7.hap1.2, whole genome shotgun sequence genome, one window contains:
- the CENPC gene encoding centromere protein C isoform X4, translating to MAEALNHFKKDYRARFCHGGGNKIEVQPGQNVLKLIQDCFESCGSDLTISSPSATHCSTPIVRNEKRTSIQSQRPKAGLTNSVKRACNSAGSLLASPLKPVSRRAGWSHESPLKPAINDYVADSKKTVSPGSKRETNNILKDVDALRKSPAMSSDPEDDHGSVGSPLLVEEAKSFPVHKLHFDDQNTPAAVKSHMEVENLEGPQTGRAEQVVLVQGTEHIATSSVQKEKPFSSVVLAAVATGTLGKRYSASISPPSPPPVKDQDLEIENECEFLIDESDGVSFNSWFSIPHKNKKSKKYGSATPVSKSQPSEKEKTESKKGKNRKVQVEALTKQKMNDLDVRIHDFKGTSESDPVSKSEGNVLKSQRQNSTHMGKTKKDALRQGSPNQKKDTSCKPEAEELRVSWSGLETKASDAEQCKPRVMPSEDSPMPSAGHQQERTVSPKKNLKSSKYPQSASKASQHLVRKKQTAKQKLPKDTVAKRQAESPRKKLKKSGKKSSNKKPQLQREESSDSEPGEEELEKELVKLNEVFTSPLHQKLQTSVSQKLAKSEKPKNVSHTLESLAGANNKTPAKALQHLIDSVKNSEKKRLSAKSSGKIPKKIHHRTSKGVCSDPEDTESQTDSDSFSVQDMARKKQKLSDVKIKSNKRKRNMQRGLQDSFAAEKATSHESGPVLEHCDKFASRSKSHEQDNTSSDTSEDFNCQVRDLLSDNIARHKIVMPSNTPNVRRTKRIRLRPLEYWRGERVNYTMRPSGGLVISGIVCPETEPHRKIKRKKGGHKQKRDETRNEIPANLDHTLADTSKPTIVLDPVTNEEVLLECVNTESSHSCFFKDESVEIYKNLNTSAFATGRLILKPFKEKGHQFVHMDTIGTSSMFQQVSTWRWVRLN from the exons CCAAAGGCAGGGTTAACTAACTCTGTGAAAAGAGCCTGTAATTCTGCAGGATCCTTACTTGCATCACCACTAAAACCAGTCAGCCGCAGAG CAGGATGGTCACATGAATCACCCCTGAAGCCTGCAATAAATGATTATGTAGCTGATTCTAAAAAAACAGTGTCTCCTGGgtctaaaagagaaacaaataatatattaaaagatGTTGACGCACTACGCAAAAGTCCTGCCATGTCTTCAGACCCTGAGGATGATCACGGGTCTGTTGGATCACCTCTTCTTGTGGAGGAAGCAAAAAGTTTTCCTGTACATAA ATTACATTTTGATGACCAAAATACTCCTGCTGCAGTGAAGAGCCACATGGAAGTTGAAAATTTGGAAGGACCTCAGACTGGGAGAGCTGAGCAGGTTGTTCTCGTGCAAGGAACAGAACATATTGCTACGTCTTCTGTACAGAAAGAGAAGCCTTTCTCTTCGGTCGTCTTAGCAGCTGTAGCAACAGGAACGCTtggaaaaag gtatTCAGCCTCAATATCGCCGCCATCACCTCCTCCTGTGAAAGATCAAGATTTGGAAATAGAAAATGAATGTGAATTTTTAATTGATGAATCAGATGGTGTATCTTTTAATTCTTGGTTTTCAATACCCCATAAgaacaaaaaatcaaaaaaatatgGCTCTGCAACTCCTGTTTCTAAATCTCAGCCCTCTGAAAAGGAGAAGACAGAGAGTAAGAAAGGCAAGAACAGAAAAGTACAGGTTGAAGCACTTACTAAACAGAAAATGAATGATTTGGATGTCAGAATACATGACTTCAAAGGAACATCAGAATCAGATCCAGTCTCTAAGAGTGAAGGAAATGTCCTTAAATCTCAAAGGCAAAACAGTACTCACATGG GAAAGACTAAAAAGGATGCACTTAGGCAAGGCTCTCCAAACCAGAAAAAGGACACGTCCTGTAAACCAGAAGCTGAAGAACTGAGGGTGTCATGGTCTGGATTGGAAACAAAAGCATCTGATGCAGAACAATGTAAACCAAGGGTGATGCCAAGTGAGGATTCACCTATGCCCTCAGCTGGGCATCAGCAAGAGAGGACTGTGTCTCCAAAAAAGAATCTCAAGTCTTCCAAGTATCCGCAGTCGGCTTCAAAAGCTTCTCAGCATTTAGTTCGCAAGAAACAAACTGCTAAGCAGAAACTTCCAAAAGATACAGTAGCTAAGAGACAGGCAGAAAGTCCAAGGAAGAAGCTTAAAAAATCTGGCAagaaaagtagtaataaaaagcCTCAGTTACAAAGAGAGGAGAGTTCTGACAGTGAACCTGGTGAAGAAGAGCTTGAAAAAGAGCTTGTAAAATTGAATGAAGTGTTTACCTCACCCCTGCATCAGAAATTACAGACTTCCGTGAGTCAGAAGTTGGCTAAGTCTGAAAAGCCTAAAAATGTATCGCACACATTGGAGTCACTTGCCGGTGCAAATAACAAAACTCCTGCAAAAGCCCTACAGCATCTCATAGACAGCGTgaagaattctgaaaagaaacGATTGTCAGCTAAGTCTTCAGGGAAGATACCCAAAAAGATTCATCACAGAACCAGTAAAGGTGTTTGCTCAGACCCTGAGGACACTGAGTCTCAAACGGATTCTGACAGCTTTTCTGTACAGGAcatggcaagaaaaaaacagaagttatcagatgtgaaaataaaaagtaacaaaagaaaacGTAACATGCAACGTGGTCTACA agATTCCTTTGCAGCTGAGAAGGCTACGAGTCATGAAAG tggGCCTGTTCTAGAACATTGTGATAAATTTGCTTCCAGAAGTAAGTCTCATGAACAGGATAATACATCTTCAG aTACTTCTGAAGACTTCAATTGTCAAGTAAGAGATCTGTTGTCAGACAACATAGCAAGGCATAAAATAg TAATGCCTTCCAACACACCTAATGTTCGTCGGACAAAAAGGATACGACTAAGACCTCTGGAATACTGGCGAGGCGAGCGCGTAAACTATACGATGAGGCCTTCAG GAGGGCTTGTGATTAGTGGAATAGTGTGTCCAGAAACAGAACCTCACAGGAAGATTAAACGGAAGAAGGGTGGTCACAAGCAGAAAAGAGATGAAACAA GAAATGAGATACCTGCAAATTTGGATCACACCCTAGCTGATACTTCTAAGCCAACCATTGTGCTGGACCCAGTAACAAATGAGGAAGTACTTCTAG AATGTGTTAACACTGAAAGCAGTCACTCATGCTTCTTCAAAGATGAATCAgtagaaatatataaaaatttgaATACATCTGCTTTTGCCACTGGTAGATTGATTTTGAAACCGTTTAAAGAAAAGGGACACCAGTTTGTCCACATGGATACAATA GGGACTTCTTCTATGTTCCAGCAGGTAAGTACATGGAGATGGGTGAGACTGAATTAG
- the CENPC gene encoding centromere protein C isoform X2, whose protein sequence is MAEALNHFKKDYRARFCHGGGNKIEVQPGQNVLKLIQDCFESCGSDLTISSPSATHCSTPIVRNEKRTSIQSQRPKAGLTNSVKRACNSAGSLLASPLKPVSRRGWSHESPLKPAINDYVADSKKTVSPGSKRETNNILKDVDALRKSPAMSSDPEDDHGSVGSPLLVEEAKSFPVHKLHFDDQNTPAAVKSHMEVENLEGPQTGRAEQVVLVQGTEHIATSSVQKEKPFSSVVLAAVATGTLGKRYSASISPPSPPPVKDQDLEIENECEFLIDESDGVSFNSWFSIPHKNKKSKKYGSATPVSKSQPSEKEKTESKKGKNRKVQVEALTKQKMNDLDVRIHDFKGTSESDPVSKSEGNVLKSQRQNSTHMGKTKKDALRQGSPNQKKDTSCKPEAEELRVSWSGLETKASDAEQCKPRVMPSEDSPMPSAGHQQERTVSPKKNLKSSKYPQSASKASQHLVRKKQTAKQKLPKDTVAKRQAESPRKKLKKSGKKSSNKKPQLQREESSDSEPGEEELEKELVKLNEVFTSPLHQKLQTSVSQKLAKSEKPKNVSHTLESLAGANNKTPAKALQHLIDSVKNSEKKRLSAKSSGKIPKKIHHRTSKGVCSDPEDTESQTDSDSFSVQDMARKKQKLSDVKIKSNKRKRNMQRGLQDSFAAEKATSHESGPVLEHCDKFASRSKSHEQDNTSSDTSEDFNCQVRDLLSDNIARHKIVMPSNTPNVRRTKRIRLRPLEYWRGERVNYTMRPSGGLVISGIVCPETEPHRKIKRKKGGHKQKRDETRNEIPANLDHTLADTSKPTIVLDPVTNEEVLLECVNTESSHSCFFKDESVEIYKNLNTSAFATGRLILKPFKEKGHQFVHMDTIAFHVICGKIIVTLHKTSYYLTTGDFFYVPAGNGYNIRNLLNEESVLLFTQLKKDRPKARSM, encoded by the exons CCAAAGGCAGGGTTAACTAACTCTGTGAAAAGAGCCTGTAATTCTGCAGGATCCTTACTTGCATCACCACTAAAACCAGTCAGCCGCAGAG GATGGTCACATGAATCACCCCTGAAGCCTGCAATAAATGATTATGTAGCTGATTCTAAAAAAACAGTGTCTCCTGGgtctaaaagagaaacaaataatatattaaaagatGTTGACGCACTACGCAAAAGTCCTGCCATGTCTTCAGACCCTGAGGATGATCACGGGTCTGTTGGATCACCTCTTCTTGTGGAGGAAGCAAAAAGTTTTCCTGTACATAA ATTACATTTTGATGACCAAAATACTCCTGCTGCAGTGAAGAGCCACATGGAAGTTGAAAATTTGGAAGGACCTCAGACTGGGAGAGCTGAGCAGGTTGTTCTCGTGCAAGGAACAGAACATATTGCTACGTCTTCTGTACAGAAAGAGAAGCCTTTCTCTTCGGTCGTCTTAGCAGCTGTAGCAACAGGAACGCTtggaaaaag gtatTCAGCCTCAATATCGCCGCCATCACCTCCTCCTGTGAAAGATCAAGATTTGGAAATAGAAAATGAATGTGAATTTTTAATTGATGAATCAGATGGTGTATCTTTTAATTCTTGGTTTTCAATACCCCATAAgaacaaaaaatcaaaaaaatatgGCTCTGCAACTCCTGTTTCTAAATCTCAGCCCTCTGAAAAGGAGAAGACAGAGAGTAAGAAAGGCAAGAACAGAAAAGTACAGGTTGAAGCACTTACTAAACAGAAAATGAATGATTTGGATGTCAGAATACATGACTTCAAAGGAACATCAGAATCAGATCCAGTCTCTAAGAGTGAAGGAAATGTCCTTAAATCTCAAAGGCAAAACAGTACTCACATGG GAAAGACTAAAAAGGATGCACTTAGGCAAGGCTCTCCAAACCAGAAAAAGGACACGTCCTGTAAACCAGAAGCTGAAGAACTGAGGGTGTCATGGTCTGGATTGGAAACAAAAGCATCTGATGCAGAACAATGTAAACCAAGGGTGATGCCAAGTGAGGATTCACCTATGCCCTCAGCTGGGCATCAGCAAGAGAGGACTGTGTCTCCAAAAAAGAATCTCAAGTCTTCCAAGTATCCGCAGTCGGCTTCAAAAGCTTCTCAGCATTTAGTTCGCAAGAAACAAACTGCTAAGCAGAAACTTCCAAAAGATACAGTAGCTAAGAGACAGGCAGAAAGTCCAAGGAAGAAGCTTAAAAAATCTGGCAagaaaagtagtaataaaaagcCTCAGTTACAAAGAGAGGAGAGTTCTGACAGTGAACCTGGTGAAGAAGAGCTTGAAAAAGAGCTTGTAAAATTGAATGAAGTGTTTACCTCACCCCTGCATCAGAAATTACAGACTTCCGTGAGTCAGAAGTTGGCTAAGTCTGAAAAGCCTAAAAATGTATCGCACACATTGGAGTCACTTGCCGGTGCAAATAACAAAACTCCTGCAAAAGCCCTACAGCATCTCATAGACAGCGTgaagaattctgaaaagaaacGATTGTCAGCTAAGTCTTCAGGGAAGATACCCAAAAAGATTCATCACAGAACCAGTAAAGGTGTTTGCTCAGACCCTGAGGACACTGAGTCTCAAACGGATTCTGACAGCTTTTCTGTACAGGAcatggcaagaaaaaaacagaagttatcagatgtgaaaataaaaagtaacaaaagaaaacGTAACATGCAACGTGGTCTACA agATTCCTTTGCAGCTGAGAAGGCTACGAGTCATGAAAG tggGCCTGTTCTAGAACATTGTGATAAATTTGCTTCCAGAAGTAAGTCTCATGAACAGGATAATACATCTTCAG aTACTTCTGAAGACTTCAATTGTCAAGTAAGAGATCTGTTGTCAGACAACATAGCAAGGCATAAAATAg TAATGCCTTCCAACACACCTAATGTTCGTCGGACAAAAAGGATACGACTAAGACCTCTGGAATACTGGCGAGGCGAGCGCGTAAACTATACGATGAGGCCTTCAG GAGGGCTTGTGATTAGTGGAATAGTGTGTCCAGAAACAGAACCTCACAGGAAGATTAAACGGAAGAAGGGTGGTCACAAGCAGAAAAGAGATGAAACAA GAAATGAGATACCTGCAAATTTGGATCACACCCTAGCTGATACTTCTAAGCCAACCATTGTGCTGGACCCAGTAACAAATGAGGAAGTACTTCTAG AATGTGTTAACACTGAAAGCAGTCACTCATGCTTCTTCAAAGATGAATCAgtagaaatatataaaaatttgaATACATCTGCTTTTGCCACTGGTAGATTGATTTTGAAACCGTTTAAAGAAAAGGGACACCAGTTTGTCCACATGGATACAATA GCTTTCCATGTTATCTGCGGCAAAATTATTGTTACCTTACATAAGACATCATATTATCTGACTACAGGGGACTTCTTCTATGTTCCAGCAG GAAACGGATATAACATACGTAATCTTCTGAATGAAGAAAGTGTTCTTCTCTTCACACAACTCAAAAAAGACAG ACCAAAAGCAAGAAGCATGTAG
- the CENPC gene encoding centromere protein C isoform X1, with the protein MAEALNHFKKDYRARFCHGGGNKIEVQPGQNVLKLIQDCFESCGSDLTISSPSATHCSTPIVRNEKRTSIQSQRPKAGLTNSVKRACNSAGSLLASPLKPVSRRAGWSHESPLKPAINDYVADSKKTVSPGSKRETNNILKDVDALRKSPAMSSDPEDDHGSVGSPLLVEEAKSFPVHKLHFDDQNTPAAVKSHMEVENLEGPQTGRAEQVVLVQGTEHIATSSVQKEKPFSSVVLAAVATGTLGKRYSASISPPSPPPVKDQDLEIENECEFLIDESDGVSFNSWFSIPHKNKKSKKYGSATPVSKSQPSEKEKTESKKGKNRKVQVEALTKQKMNDLDVRIHDFKGTSESDPVSKSEGNVLKSQRQNSTHMGKTKKDALRQGSPNQKKDTSCKPEAEELRVSWSGLETKASDAEQCKPRVMPSEDSPMPSAGHQQERTVSPKKNLKSSKYPQSASKASQHLVRKKQTAKQKLPKDTVAKRQAESPRKKLKKSGKKSSNKKPQLQREESSDSEPGEEELEKELVKLNEVFTSPLHQKLQTSVSQKLAKSEKPKNVSHTLESLAGANNKTPAKALQHLIDSVKNSEKKRLSAKSSGKIPKKIHHRTSKGVCSDPEDTESQTDSDSFSVQDMARKKQKLSDVKIKSNKRKRNMQRGLQDSFAAEKATSHESGPVLEHCDKFASRSKSHEQDNTSSDTSEDFNCQVRDLLSDNIARHKIVMPSNTPNVRRTKRIRLRPLEYWRGERVNYTMRPSGGLVISGIVCPETEPHRKIKRKKGGHKQKRDETRNEIPANLDHTLADTSKPTIVLDPVTNEEVLLECVNTESSHSCFFKDESVEIYKNLNTSAFATGRLILKPFKEKGHQFVHMDTIAFHVICGKIIVTLHKTSYYLTTGDFFYVPAGNGYNIRNLLNEESVLLFTQLKKDRPKARSM; encoded by the exons CCAAAGGCAGGGTTAACTAACTCTGTGAAAAGAGCCTGTAATTCTGCAGGATCCTTACTTGCATCACCACTAAAACCAGTCAGCCGCAGAG CAGGATGGTCACATGAATCACCCCTGAAGCCTGCAATAAATGATTATGTAGCTGATTCTAAAAAAACAGTGTCTCCTGGgtctaaaagagaaacaaataatatattaaaagatGTTGACGCACTACGCAAAAGTCCTGCCATGTCTTCAGACCCTGAGGATGATCACGGGTCTGTTGGATCACCTCTTCTTGTGGAGGAAGCAAAAAGTTTTCCTGTACATAA ATTACATTTTGATGACCAAAATACTCCTGCTGCAGTGAAGAGCCACATGGAAGTTGAAAATTTGGAAGGACCTCAGACTGGGAGAGCTGAGCAGGTTGTTCTCGTGCAAGGAACAGAACATATTGCTACGTCTTCTGTACAGAAAGAGAAGCCTTTCTCTTCGGTCGTCTTAGCAGCTGTAGCAACAGGAACGCTtggaaaaag gtatTCAGCCTCAATATCGCCGCCATCACCTCCTCCTGTGAAAGATCAAGATTTGGAAATAGAAAATGAATGTGAATTTTTAATTGATGAATCAGATGGTGTATCTTTTAATTCTTGGTTTTCAATACCCCATAAgaacaaaaaatcaaaaaaatatgGCTCTGCAACTCCTGTTTCTAAATCTCAGCCCTCTGAAAAGGAGAAGACAGAGAGTAAGAAAGGCAAGAACAGAAAAGTACAGGTTGAAGCACTTACTAAACAGAAAATGAATGATTTGGATGTCAGAATACATGACTTCAAAGGAACATCAGAATCAGATCCAGTCTCTAAGAGTGAAGGAAATGTCCTTAAATCTCAAAGGCAAAACAGTACTCACATGG GAAAGACTAAAAAGGATGCACTTAGGCAAGGCTCTCCAAACCAGAAAAAGGACACGTCCTGTAAACCAGAAGCTGAAGAACTGAGGGTGTCATGGTCTGGATTGGAAACAAAAGCATCTGATGCAGAACAATGTAAACCAAGGGTGATGCCAAGTGAGGATTCACCTATGCCCTCAGCTGGGCATCAGCAAGAGAGGACTGTGTCTCCAAAAAAGAATCTCAAGTCTTCCAAGTATCCGCAGTCGGCTTCAAAAGCTTCTCAGCATTTAGTTCGCAAGAAACAAACTGCTAAGCAGAAACTTCCAAAAGATACAGTAGCTAAGAGACAGGCAGAAAGTCCAAGGAAGAAGCTTAAAAAATCTGGCAagaaaagtagtaataaaaagcCTCAGTTACAAAGAGAGGAGAGTTCTGACAGTGAACCTGGTGAAGAAGAGCTTGAAAAAGAGCTTGTAAAATTGAATGAAGTGTTTACCTCACCCCTGCATCAGAAATTACAGACTTCCGTGAGTCAGAAGTTGGCTAAGTCTGAAAAGCCTAAAAATGTATCGCACACATTGGAGTCACTTGCCGGTGCAAATAACAAAACTCCTGCAAAAGCCCTACAGCATCTCATAGACAGCGTgaagaattctgaaaagaaacGATTGTCAGCTAAGTCTTCAGGGAAGATACCCAAAAAGATTCATCACAGAACCAGTAAAGGTGTTTGCTCAGACCCTGAGGACACTGAGTCTCAAACGGATTCTGACAGCTTTTCTGTACAGGAcatggcaagaaaaaaacagaagttatcagatgtgaaaataaaaagtaacaaaagaaaacGTAACATGCAACGTGGTCTACA agATTCCTTTGCAGCTGAGAAGGCTACGAGTCATGAAAG tggGCCTGTTCTAGAACATTGTGATAAATTTGCTTCCAGAAGTAAGTCTCATGAACAGGATAATACATCTTCAG aTACTTCTGAAGACTTCAATTGTCAAGTAAGAGATCTGTTGTCAGACAACATAGCAAGGCATAAAATAg TAATGCCTTCCAACACACCTAATGTTCGTCGGACAAAAAGGATACGACTAAGACCTCTGGAATACTGGCGAGGCGAGCGCGTAAACTATACGATGAGGCCTTCAG GAGGGCTTGTGATTAGTGGAATAGTGTGTCCAGAAACAGAACCTCACAGGAAGATTAAACGGAAGAAGGGTGGTCACAAGCAGAAAAGAGATGAAACAA GAAATGAGATACCTGCAAATTTGGATCACACCCTAGCTGATACTTCTAAGCCAACCATTGTGCTGGACCCAGTAACAAATGAGGAAGTACTTCTAG AATGTGTTAACACTGAAAGCAGTCACTCATGCTTCTTCAAAGATGAATCAgtagaaatatataaaaatttgaATACATCTGCTTTTGCCACTGGTAGATTGATTTTGAAACCGTTTAAAGAAAAGGGACACCAGTTTGTCCACATGGATACAATA GCTTTCCATGTTATCTGCGGCAAAATTATTGTTACCTTACATAAGACATCATATTATCTGACTACAGGGGACTTCTTCTATGTTCCAGCAG GAAACGGATATAACATACGTAATCTTCTGAATGAAGAAAGTGTTCTTCTCTTCACACAACTCAAAAAAGACAG ACCAAAAGCAAGAAGCATGTAG
- the CENPC gene encoding centromere protein C isoform X3 yields MAEALNHFKKDYRARFCHGGGNKIEVQPGQNVLKLIQDCFESCGSDLTISSPSATHCSTPIVRNEKRTSIQSQRPKAGLTNSVKRACNSAGSLLASPLKPVSRRAGWSHESPLKPAINDYVADSKKTVSPGSKRETNNILKDVDALRKSPAMSSDPEDDHGSVGSPLLVEEAKSFPVHKLHFDDQNTPAAVKSHMEVENLEGPQTGRAEQVVLVQGTEHIATSSVQKEKPFSSVVLAAVATGTLGKRYSASISPPSPPPVKDQDLEIENECEFLIDESDGVSFNSWFSIPHKNKKSKKYGSATPVSKSQPSEKEKTESKKGKNRKVQVEALTKQKMNDLDVRIHDFKGTSESDPVSKSEGNVLKSQRQNSTHMGKTKKDALRQGSPNQKKDTSCKPEAEELRVSWSGLETKASDAEQCKPRVMPSEDSPMPSAGHQQERTVSPKKNLKSSKYPQSASKASQHLVRKKQTAKQKLPKDTVAKRQAESPRKKLKKSGKKSSNKKPQLQREESSDSEPGEEELEKELVKLNEVFTSPLHQKLQTSVSQKLAKSEKPKNVSHTLESLAGANNKTPAKALQHLIDSVKNSEKKRLSAKSSGKIPKKIHHRTSKGVCSDPEDTESQTDSDSFSVQDMARKKQKLSDVKIKSNKRKRNMQRGLQDSFAAEKATSHESGPVLEHCDKFASRSKSHEQDNTSSDTSEDFNCQVRDLLSDNIARHKIVMPSNTPNVRRTKRIRLRPLEYWRGERVNYTMRPSGGLVISGIVCPETEPHRKIKRKKGGHKQKRDETRNEIPANLDHTLADTSKPTIVLDPVTNEEVLLECVNTESSHSCFFKDESVEIYKNLNTSAFATGRLILKPFKEKGHQFVHMDTIAFHVICGKIIVTLHKTSYYLTTGDFFYVPAGNGYNIRNLLNEESVLLFTQLKKDR; encoded by the exons CCAAAGGCAGGGTTAACTAACTCTGTGAAAAGAGCCTGTAATTCTGCAGGATCCTTACTTGCATCACCACTAAAACCAGTCAGCCGCAGAG CAGGATGGTCACATGAATCACCCCTGAAGCCTGCAATAAATGATTATGTAGCTGATTCTAAAAAAACAGTGTCTCCTGGgtctaaaagagaaacaaataatatattaaaagatGTTGACGCACTACGCAAAAGTCCTGCCATGTCTTCAGACCCTGAGGATGATCACGGGTCTGTTGGATCACCTCTTCTTGTGGAGGAAGCAAAAAGTTTTCCTGTACATAA ATTACATTTTGATGACCAAAATACTCCTGCTGCAGTGAAGAGCCACATGGAAGTTGAAAATTTGGAAGGACCTCAGACTGGGAGAGCTGAGCAGGTTGTTCTCGTGCAAGGAACAGAACATATTGCTACGTCTTCTGTACAGAAAGAGAAGCCTTTCTCTTCGGTCGTCTTAGCAGCTGTAGCAACAGGAACGCTtggaaaaag gtatTCAGCCTCAATATCGCCGCCATCACCTCCTCCTGTGAAAGATCAAGATTTGGAAATAGAAAATGAATGTGAATTTTTAATTGATGAATCAGATGGTGTATCTTTTAATTCTTGGTTTTCAATACCCCATAAgaacaaaaaatcaaaaaaatatgGCTCTGCAACTCCTGTTTCTAAATCTCAGCCCTCTGAAAAGGAGAAGACAGAGAGTAAGAAAGGCAAGAACAGAAAAGTACAGGTTGAAGCACTTACTAAACAGAAAATGAATGATTTGGATGTCAGAATACATGACTTCAAAGGAACATCAGAATCAGATCCAGTCTCTAAGAGTGAAGGAAATGTCCTTAAATCTCAAAGGCAAAACAGTACTCACATGG GAAAGACTAAAAAGGATGCACTTAGGCAAGGCTCTCCAAACCAGAAAAAGGACACGTCCTGTAAACCAGAAGCTGAAGAACTGAGGGTGTCATGGTCTGGATTGGAAACAAAAGCATCTGATGCAGAACAATGTAAACCAAGGGTGATGCCAAGTGAGGATTCACCTATGCCCTCAGCTGGGCATCAGCAAGAGAGGACTGTGTCTCCAAAAAAGAATCTCAAGTCTTCCAAGTATCCGCAGTCGGCTTCAAAAGCTTCTCAGCATTTAGTTCGCAAGAAACAAACTGCTAAGCAGAAACTTCCAAAAGATACAGTAGCTAAGAGACAGGCAGAAAGTCCAAGGAAGAAGCTTAAAAAATCTGGCAagaaaagtagtaataaaaagcCTCAGTTACAAAGAGAGGAGAGTTCTGACAGTGAACCTGGTGAAGAAGAGCTTGAAAAAGAGCTTGTAAAATTGAATGAAGTGTTTACCTCACCCCTGCATCAGAAATTACAGACTTCCGTGAGTCAGAAGTTGGCTAAGTCTGAAAAGCCTAAAAATGTATCGCACACATTGGAGTCACTTGCCGGTGCAAATAACAAAACTCCTGCAAAAGCCCTACAGCATCTCATAGACAGCGTgaagaattctgaaaagaaacGATTGTCAGCTAAGTCTTCAGGGAAGATACCCAAAAAGATTCATCACAGAACCAGTAAAGGTGTTTGCTCAGACCCTGAGGACACTGAGTCTCAAACGGATTCTGACAGCTTTTCTGTACAGGAcatggcaagaaaaaaacagaagttatcagatgtgaaaataaaaagtaacaaaagaaaacGTAACATGCAACGTGGTCTACA agATTCCTTTGCAGCTGAGAAGGCTACGAGTCATGAAAG tggGCCTGTTCTAGAACATTGTGATAAATTTGCTTCCAGAAGTAAGTCTCATGAACAGGATAATACATCTTCAG aTACTTCTGAAGACTTCAATTGTCAAGTAAGAGATCTGTTGTCAGACAACATAGCAAGGCATAAAATAg TAATGCCTTCCAACACACCTAATGTTCGTCGGACAAAAAGGATACGACTAAGACCTCTGGAATACTGGCGAGGCGAGCGCGTAAACTATACGATGAGGCCTTCAG GAGGGCTTGTGATTAGTGGAATAGTGTGTCCAGAAACAGAACCTCACAGGAAGATTAAACGGAAGAAGGGTGGTCACAAGCAGAAAAGAGATGAAACAA GAAATGAGATACCTGCAAATTTGGATCACACCCTAGCTGATACTTCTAAGCCAACCATTGTGCTGGACCCAGTAACAAATGAGGAAGTACTTCTAG AATGTGTTAACACTGAAAGCAGTCACTCATGCTTCTTCAAAGATGAATCAgtagaaatatataaaaatttgaATACATCTGCTTTTGCCACTGGTAGATTGATTTTGAAACCGTTTAAAGAAAAGGGACACCAGTTTGTCCACATGGATACAATA GCTTTCCATGTTATCTGCGGCAAAATTATTGTTACCTTACATAAGACATCATATTATCTGACTACAGGGGACTTCTTCTATGTTCCAGCAG GAAACGGATATAACATACGTAATCTTCTGAATGAAGAAAGTGTTCTTCTCTTCACACAACTCAAAAAAGACAGGTGA